The following are from one region of the Gossypium hirsutum isolate 1008001.06 chromosome D03, Gossypium_hirsutum_v2.1, whole genome shotgun sequence genome:
- the LOC107932307 gene encoding protein SIEVE ELEMENT OCCLUSION B — protein sequence MRNEQWLFDDAMNERIRSTHIPNGRFVLRHIIPNINLSMNGHIDASDDQTNLSAVDGALDALHKICCELSCKCSRGGDAHATTMAIFNMLSSYSWGAKVVLTLAAFAVNFGEFWLIAQLCTSNPLAKSVALLKQPDISEHSQTLKSHFDALSKLINAMFDVTKCIVELTQLHSSKYISIGEPPLSTAMAHIHTATYWIIASVVACTGQITGLIGMRHVFPIPTLEAWELSSLAHKVSSIHEHLQSGLRLCYERIDEKKLMEAFEHFKRTIETPQVDNLKILQNIFGKEENLLNPDRAEVCINVLRRKHVLLLISDLYISQEEIRVLEDVYKERVSSGLNYEIIWLPIVDRTTWNDDYDQEKFSKLQSIMSWYTVSQHVAIEPAVIKYIRGEWGFVKKPIAVTLSPQGKVLCPNALNMMWIWGNSAFPFSSEKEESFWKATPWTLDLLVGRLEPNLPTWVSQQKLVCFYGGVKMEWIESFTTATKAVAEALGIGIEMVYVGKKNASERVKKITGLIREKELSRAWEDNNVWFFWNLLESMLYSKNQHGKTIENDVIKQEVMTMLGYDSSKNGWAVFYTGSGGMVKANGEKVLSTMDKFDEWKNLAKQMGFVPALREKLEGVIPRHHCTRLILPSNGGRIPERVQCAECGRPMELNFLYRCCAE from the exons ATGAGGAATGAGCAGTGGCTGTTCGACGATGCGATGAATGAGCGAATTCGGTCGACTCATATCCCCAATGGTCGTTTTGTTTTGCGTCATATCATTCCCAACATTAATCTTTCTATGAAT GGGCACATCGATGCATCCGACGATCAGACCAACTTGTCTGCCGTTGATGGCGCGCTTGATGCATTACACAAAATCTGCTGCGAG CTATCATGCAAGTGTTCTAGAGGAGGTGATGCCCATGCAACAACAATGGCGATCTTCAACATGCTTTCAAGCTATTCATGGGGTGCAAAAGTGGTGCTAACATTAGCGGCTTTTGCAGTGAATTTCGGGGAGTTTTGGCTGATCGCTCAGCTTTGCACTTCCAACCCGTTGGCCAAATCAGTGGCTCTCCTCAAGCAACCCGACATTTCAGAGCACTCCCAAACACTGAAATCCCACTTTGATGCACTCAGCAAGCTCATCAATGCAATGTTCGATGTAACCAAGTGCATTGTTGAGCTTACTCAGCTACATTCTTCGAAGTATATTTCCATCGGTGAGCCACCATTGTCGACCGCCATGGCTCATATCCACACTGCTACTTACTGGATCATTGCGAGTGTCGTCGCTTGTACTGGACAGATTACAGGCCTTATAGGGATGAGACATGT GTTCCCTATACCGACTTTGGAGGCATGGGAGCTATCAAGCTTGGCACATAAAGTTAGCAGCATACATGAACACCTTCAAAGTGGATTACGTCTTTGTTATGAGCGTATTG ATGAGAAGAAGCTAATGGAAGCTTTTGAACACTTCAAGCGTACCATTGAAACACCTCAAGTGGACAACTTGAAGATTCTCCAAAACATCTTTGGCAAGGAAGAGAATCTCTTGAATCCGGACAGGGCCGAG GTTTGTATCAATGTCTTGAGAAGAAAGCATGTTTTATTGCTCATTTCAGATCTTTATATCTCCCAAGAGGAGATTCGGGTTCTTGAAGATGTTTACAAAGAAAGGGTATCATCTGGGCTTAACTATGAGATCATATGGCTCCCAATTGTGGACAGAACAACTTGGAATGATGATTATGATCAGGAAAAGTTTTCGAAACTGCAATCAATTATGTCGTGGTATACTGTGAGCCAACATGTTGCCATTGAACCAGCAGTGATTAAATACATAAGGGGAGAATGGGGTTTCGTTAAGAAACCAATTGCGGTGACATTGAGCCCACAAGGAAAGGTTTTATGCCCAAATGCACTCAACATGATGTGGATATGGGGAAATTCAGCTTTCCCGTTTAGCagtgaaaaagaagaaagtttTTGGAAAGCTACACCTTGGACACTTGACCTTCTCGTTGGTCGCCTTGAACCAAACTTACCTACTTGG GTGAGCCAACAGAAATTGGTTTGTTTCTATGGTGGTGTGAAAATGGAATGGATCGAAAGTTTCACTACCGCAACAAAAGCGGTTGCAGAGGCTCTCGGTATTGGCATAGAAATGGTTTATGTTGGAAAGAAAAATGCAAGTGAACGAGTGAAAAAGATTACTGGTTTAATCAGAGAGAAGGAACTTAGCCGTGCTTGGGAAGATAACAATGTGTGGTTCTTTTGGAACCTATTAGAGAGCATGTTGTACTCGAAAAACCAACATGGGAAGACCATTGAAAACGATGTTATAAAGCAAGAAGTGATGACGATGCTTGGATATGACAGCAGTAAAAATGGATGGGCTGTGTTCTACACCGGATCAGGTGGAATGGTGAAAGCCAATGGAGAGAAAGTGCTTAGCACCATGGACAAATTTGATGAATGGAAAAACCTTGCCAAGCAAATGGGTTTTGTTCCAGCACTTCGTGAGAAGTTGGAAGGGGTTATCCCGCGCCATCATTGCACTCGCCTTATCCTTCCGAGTAACGGTGGTAGAATTCCGGAGAGGGTGCAATGTGCTGAGTGTGGTCGTCCGATGGAGTTGAATTTCTTGTATCGCTGCTGTGCAGAGTGA